TGGGTGCGTCGTTGTGATTCAGCCAATGAATTGAGCCTGCGAGAAAAAAACGAGCAGTGCGATAATAGATTTGGCATCGCAAATAAGTCCTTCCCGGAGGGCCGTCTTACACTGTTCCACTGTGGCGATTTCGACACGAAGATCCTCATCCGGTTCCAAATGGGGTGAACCGGGAATAAGATCCCGGGCAAAAAAGAGGGTCATTCGCTCATTGGTTATTCCTGGCGAAACGTAAAACTCAAGGACCTCCTGCCAGATCCTTGCCGAGTATCCCGTTTCCTCGCTGAGTTCGCGTATGGCAGCCGCCTGCGGATGCTCGCCGGGGCGCCGTGTGCCGGCCGGGATCTCGAGCAATTCCCTGTTTATCGCCCAGCGTCGATTTCGCACGAGGACAATCCGCTCATCATCTAAAATCGGCAGAATCGCGACCGCCCCAGGGTGATTCACATAGTAAAGAGATTGTGCGGGTGCCTGCGAAGCTGTTCTTCGCACGATCTGAAACTTCGGTGCTTCAAAAACGATGTCTCCGTCGCTCCAAACGTCCATGAGGCTCTCCGAATGATCGATAGATAAAAGGGGCGACTACGCGAACGATTATTATCGCTTGACACTTCAGGACTATTTTAGAGCGCTGACCGCCACCCGGCATGGCTATTGTCGAAAAACATAAGGCCCCTGCGGGGCGGCAACCCTTCTGGTCCAGCGCTCCCAGCAAGCGCTAACCGGCAAAAAGTTGAATATTAAAAAGCGATTGTTCAGGCAAATTTTGTAATACCCGGAATTGCCGTGGGATAGATGCCATCCGGACCCGGTTTGACAGGTGGATCAATGTCAAAACCATACCGCGGGAGGCTGAACGAACGGGTGGACTGCATGGCTTCTTCCCACGTAATCAATTGGCCCGTATAACACACCATCTGTGCCAAAATACCCAGCATGGTGCTTGTGAACATATAATCGCCATTGTTAATGGGTTTGCCTGCACGAATAGAATCAAACATTTCCTTATGTTCGACGTCATACATGCTAACTTTGGGACCTGTGTACTGCCATTCCACGGCCCCTTCGATACGCGGCTTACTGGGTAAATAGCAGCGTCCCTTGGTGCCGAAGATAATGTCGGAAGTTTCATTGTAACAGCCGGGAATATCGCGGCAGTATCCGAACACGCGCACGCCATTGTCATATTCGAATACGACCGCGTGGTGATCGAACTGGTCGCCATATTTGGGGTCAAGACAGGCCTGTCGGCCACCCAGCCCCCACGCCCGCAGGGGCGGCTTATCGCGAAGGGCCCAGGAAGCTTTGTCCAAGCTGTGAATAAGTTGCTGGCTGGTCTGATCCCCCGATAGCCAATTGAAGTGATACCAGTTCTTAAACTGGTAGTACGCTTCACTCCAGCCGGGCTCACGTGGTCGGACGACATAAGGAGTTGTGATGTAGGTTTCCTGAATGGCCACGATCTCACCAATAACCCCGTCCAGAACGCGTTTCATTGCTTCGCGAACACCGTAGTCGTAACGCCAGCAGAGCCCTGAAACCACAGCCAGATTCTTTTTCTTGGCTTCCTCGCAGGCGGCCATGGCCATTTTGAGACCGGGGACATCGATGGCGTGTGGCTTTTCACAGAAGACATGCTTGCCGGCGTCCACGGCCGCCTTGAGCATCACAGGATGAAAATGGGAGGCGGCGGCAATGATGACAACATCCACATCGGAAGCGATCACTCTTTGGTAGGCATCGAAGCCCACAAAGCAGTGGTCATCATCCACCTGAACCTGGTCCGGATACAAGCTTTTCAAACGTTCCCGCGCACCACGAAGGTGGTCCTCGAAGATATCCGCCATGGCGACCAGTTTGATATCCTTGCCCGCATTCATGGCATTAGCCGCTGCACCGGAGCCGCGTCCACCGCAA
This is a stretch of genomic DNA from Thermogutta terrifontis. It encodes these proteins:
- a CDS encoding NUDIX hydrolase; the encoded protein is MDVWSDGDIVFEAPKFQIVRRTASQAPAQSLYYVNHPGAVAILPILDDERIVLVRNRRWAINRELLEIPAGTRRPGEHPQAAAIRELSEETGYSARIWQEVLEFYVSPGITNERMTLFFARDLIPGSPHLEPDEDLRVEIATVEQCKTALREGLICDAKSIIALLVFFSQAQFIG
- a CDS encoding Gfo/Idh/MocA family protein, with translation MAGDKPLAVQNTSRREFLKQAGILAAATSVISIERFAHAEGREGFRVGLIGCGGRGSGAAANAMNAGKDIKLVAMADIFEDHLRGARERLKSLYPDQVQVDDDHCFVGFDAYQRVIASDVDVVIIAAASHFHPVMLKAAVDAGKHVFCEKPHAIDVPGLKMAMAACEEAKKKNLAVVSGLCWRYDYGVREAMKRVLDGVIGEIVAIQETYITTPYVVRPREPGWSEAYYQFKNWYHFNWLSGDQTSQQLIHSLDKASWALRDKPPLRAWGLGGRQACLDPKYGDQFDHHAVVFEYDNGVRVFGYCRDIPGCYNETSDIIFGTKGRCYLPSKPRIEGAVEWQYTGPKVSMYDVEHKEMFDSIRAGKPINNGDYMFTSTMLGILAQMVCYTGQLITWEEAMQSTRSFSLPRYGFDIDPPVKPGPDGIYPTAIPGITKFA